The Malassezia vespertilionis chromosome 2, complete sequence genomic sequence TCGTGAACTGGGAAAAGTTATCCTGTACACGTTAGTTTCTGTCGGCGTGGGCCGTGTTGGCCCGAAAATACGCACTCCCACAACTTGTAAAGACGGCGTCATGGTATCAAAACGCACAAACAAGCTTAGTTTGGCACTCGTAGGCTTGAATGGTGGTTTCAATACAAATATCGTGCCAAAGAAGCCTTGAGTAGTGATACGCAGTCGACACTGGCTTGACACCGACGTCTAAATTATTATTATCTTACTTTCTGAGAATGGCGGTGGAAAACGGGGCGGAGTTATCAGATAAATTTTAACGTCCAGTTAGGGCCATTTCGTCCCCCTTCGCTTTACATCGTCGCTTCTTTTACGCACGTGATGCATTTTTTATTCAGTTCCGCCAAGACCCGGGTATGGATTCCGGGCCACGTGGACTAATAACCGGTGCCTTCCCCGCATGGGCCAATGCATTTGCGACTTTCCCAGTATCATCGTAGTTCGACAATGGTTGGGTATGTGTCGAAAGCGCTCTTTCCGCAAGGGACAAGCTAACGTGCCAGCACTCTTGTACTTACTCGCCACGGCCAGTCCGAATGGAACAAAAAGAATTTGGTACGTTTAATATCTATTTTTTGTGGCGGCACTAACGTCGTTAGTTCACCGGCTGGAAAGACCCTGCCCTTACAGAACTTGGTGAACAGGAGGCTGTCAAGGGCGCCGAGGAGCTGAAGAAGTACGGCTACGTACGTATCAAAGTAAATTTGTCTTGGACAGGAGACTGACACTGCATTCGTTTTGCCACTGCTAGACGCACTTTGAGTATGTATTGAAACGTGTACGCGTTGCTGACTTTCCAGCGTTGCTTTTACCTCTGCActccagcgtgcgcaaaagacgctTGATATTCAACTCAAAATCATCCAACAAGAGGATCTAAAGGTTCACAAGGACCAGGCTTTGAACGAGCGCGACTACGGCGAGCTCACTGGCCTCAACAAGGATGACGCTCGCGAGAAGTTTGGCGAGGAACAGGTTCACATCTGGCGCCGTTCTTTCGACGTCGTGCCCCCTGGCGGTGAGTCGCTTAAGCTCACTGCTGAGCGTGTGTTGCCCTACTTTAACAAAAACATCCTTCCGCTCGTGCAAAGTGGCCAGTCTGTtctcgtcgctgcgcatggtaactctttgcgcgccgtgatcatggcgctcgagcaccttAGCGGTGAGCAGATCGTGAAGACGGAGCTTGCTACGGGT encodes the following:
- a CDS encoding uncharacterized protein (COG:G; EggNog:ENOG503NZZX); amino-acid sequence: MEQKEFDPALTELGEQEAVKGAEELKKYGYTHFDVAFTSALQRAQKTLDIQLKIIQQEDLKVHKDQALNERDYGELTGLNKDDAREKFGEEQVHIWRRSFDVVPPGGESLKLTAERVLPYFNKNILPLVQSGQSVLVAAHGNSLRAVIMALEHLSGEQIVKTELATGVPIVYKIDEKGNVVEKRILE